The sequence below is a genomic window from Cicer arietinum cultivar CDC Frontier isolate Library 1 chromosome 6, Cicar.CDCFrontier_v2.0, whole genome shotgun sequence.
tatcaaaattttagtTAACTAATAagtaaattgaaataatttttaaattattaatattgaaatCAGGTTATATTATAGTCTAGGCCAattaatcaaaaaaaattaattatgcatatgtttttctatagaaataaaataataaatagtgaaattattatatcataattttaGCTTGTTGAATGATTAGAGaaatttgtatataattatgtttttgaaaatcgaaaTTTGTATTATGGTTTTCCTTTCAAGTTTTCGGGAACATAAATTTTTCTACAAAACTTAAACTGTGtttcaaaaaactttttttaagtttttcgaacatgtttgtataatttaaaatctttttcaagttttttgaaatacaaatatgtatctcaaaatataatgtttaaattttatttgggtTGATTTTCCCACATTCATTCAACTCATAGTATTgcccatgtgtgtttttcttcaTTCTTTGATCATGAATGCTAAAAAAATAACCATCATTTTTCACTAAATATTTCCATCAAAATAGCGAACTTCGTTTCTATTGAATCAAATTATCAACTTACACCAATAGTTTgactatatttaatttacaaaaatcaaataatgttcGATATAGTTGAATAAGATTAGAATCCTTAATACTTAAGTGACTTCTAACTGTTACATGATCACCCCAACCATTCATGATTCAGATAAAATTATGCCAAGTTCATTTGCTGATTTTTTTTGGCttacaattgaaaataatttttggcaTGAACAAATGTACCCTGTGTCACAGTAATCGATACATGTACCTGAGATAGTGTGACATTAGCCAGTCACTGCAACATgtaattaagatattttaaaattaataataatattttatgacaattctatctaaattttatatttcttatattgagatgtaattttttttaataaagtcaattgacaaataaacatgaataatacaataaatgaatgtataatattcaaataaagACTTAATCTTCAAATAATTATCTCGCAAATACACTCTAAACAAATATTGAATGGTAGAGTATATTTTGCAACGATCTGCACCACACATGTACTATAATTTAACAATATCAcaaattttttctaaataatgCTATTTTATCAAAAAGATGTACTAGAGTGTATAGTTGTGAATAGAGCTTATTGCATCAAAACACTTAAACTCATCTCACACCAACAAACGTTCTCTTTTTTGTTAGACAATTATTATATGtacaaaaatcaattaatattttttatctaaatatattgttataagAGAACTCAAATTTTCTACaacaattcatatatatatatatcctctAAAATAGCATTGATAGTCAATCCAATCCAATCCAATACGttgtttgaattatattttaataatattttaataaaattgtatacttaatttaatataacttaaaGGATAAcgatgaaattaaaatataccttaaaagactaaattagaaaataaaaaattaaaagatctAAATAGATACTGAACTAAACTTAAAGAACATAAgtgttacaaaaaataaataaataactaaattgtTACTTTagtgaaacataaaaaaatcttaatatatattttgttaaattatatttaaatacatatatttcctaaaatatcaatttaattaattgaagctatattatatttttgtgatttgtCAGGGGTGAAGAGACCAAAATATTGCTCACTTGCTGCACCAGGCTTCAGATTTTCATCAAACATAGCAAACAAATAAGTCTCAATAGGTTGACCAGGCCTCATAGGAGTTCCATTCCCACTATTGACATGATTAATCAAATTCGTATAATATGCAGCAGCATTTTCAGTTGTGGCCCCTTCTCCACCTGCAGATGGCCATCCACTCTCAGACACAACTATTTGCAAATCGGATGCCCCAGTTTTCAAAATAGCAGCATATAATGCATCTAACATTGCATCAAATAGGTTTTGGTACCCAATATCAGTGTATCCTTGTTGAGTAAAAGTAGCATATTCAAGAGAAATGTCCTTTTGATCACTAATATAAGCAAAGTATGGATACACATTAGCAAGAAGTGGTGCTCCATTGCTCGCTAAGAAGTTCACAATTGGAGTTATATATGGAATTGCATCAGGACTAAATTCTCCTTGTGATGGAGGGTAGGAACTTCCCAACAGGCTTAATTGTATAGTAGTTGAAatcttaatttgattttgtaagTTGCCAAGTGCTCCATAAATGTTTTGCATTGCACGAAGAACAAATTGTGATGTTGGGTCATTATGACTTATTTCATTTCCAACAATAATGTACCTAAATATGACATCATTAGCATAGtttattatattgatttggACCCAACTAGTTGCTGATGAAATATCATTGGCAATTGATTGGATGTCTTCATTAGAGACCCCAATGGCAAGTTCTATGTTGGACCCTCTAAGGGCTTCCAAGGTTGCTTGATTTGGATTATATATTCTCATTCTTGCAATGCCATTTGTTTTGAAAAGATCTATTACTTCCACAACAGGAGGCAAGTTGTTTGCCACTATCCCATAACAAACTCCTAATGATTGTGCAGCtgtgttaaattaaattaataatatgagTTAAATAGGCTTaccatctttatttttataaatttcatacatttttattttgttccttataaaaaatgtaggtttttattcttataaagtaggagatttcaattttttttcttggcaaaaaaaaatctttatttttatttcaccaAAATGTAAAATCAATAGATTTAGTTTTAGTGTTGTTAAAGATTCATAAACTAAGAATGTGTCTAATGGAAGGTCATTTACTAATACGATTTGATTTATATACACAAAAAATGTACAGATTTTTTATAGTATCaactaattacaaattaaagatATTTGACTTTAATTATAACTACATGTAAAATCATGCCTATAAATCGTTATAATGtgttgatattataaaaaaatttatagtgacATATCACAATTAAACTTTTAATCATGTAtagaaaaaagtaattaaataaagacaaaattttgctttttttttttaatatctaattCGTATTTTAAAGggatgaaaatcaaataattttttacatgaCAAGGCAAAAAAATGGTGtggatattttatatttttgaaaaataatgtcTTGTCATGTATAACTTTATTTTTGtcgaaatataaaatatcaaccTCATTATCTTATCTCTCTTCACATGttgttttacatttttcttatttgtttctctttttttttgtgCACAATTGCCTACAAAAGAATATAATAATTGAgtatattactaatatttaaatcaaaattaatacttctctaaatatttatacattaataaaaaaattacgagTTCAATTTTCACTCTCGATATAATCATCTTTGTAGTGAATAATTTAGACATTAATGTGAGTGACGTCGTTAATGGCTTAATAATGGTATACATCATCAATTTTCATTTGATTCATTAATAAATCGTGGTTTATAAACTAAATTGTCTCGATTTATATTTGTCAATAACTAACAAttatcatttttgttgttgtcatggacaaaatagttattaaaaaactatttgaaattttaacaataattgtgttaatttttaaaagtagaATTGtactatattttttgttataatgtGTGTAATAAAGACATAATCGATAttagtttgataaaaaaaaaaataaacgatttaaaatttaattcatttaattttattgtttttatcatATCGACTTCAATTTATGTTACTATTGTCTACAAGGAGAACcataaatttctaattttaaagGACAACATCATTTCtcgtaaatattttgaataatttttaaatgtcgATGCATAGTAGAGAGTTTATGATGACAAGGAAACtctatattatatatagttgTAAAGAGAAGCAGAGCCACACAGAAAGAAAATCTCAATTGGCATATGAGTCTCTCTTTTGTATAAACCAAAAAGAAAGTGTAGGAGTTGAAGAAAGTGTAGTTAAATCCACAACTTCATCCATTTCAATGTAACATTTAGAAACCAAAAATGTCTGTTGTAAAATTTTGAGCCTTTCTGCATATAACTCTTGGATCAATGAGAAATATGACAAAACACTCATTAGTGATGTTTCATGTTCTATATCCATGACACTTTGCTGTGATTTTTGTTCCTTGTGTTTGAACTTTGAACACATCATgagataatttaatttgtttttattatatacaTTCTGCAATTCAACTTCTTAGTTTGCTATGTTTAAACTTAGTCTTtggttgaaattaaaaatcgcaatttatatatatacattgaaAATGTTCTTATGTGCAGTAGCAGGGGAAGCTATGGAAGGAGGCACTACAAGAAATCTGCTTTTTACCTGCGGATTCTCCTGCGGAATTATATCCGCCAGTAATCCGTGAGGATTTTCCTGCGGTTCACATGTATTGTAAGACTGTTCCTGCGGTTTCGTGTTCCGCAGGTAACACGGCAGGAAACGTTTTCATTTGCTGCGGATTTACATCGACTATACGTCCGCAGCAAACTTCATCTTTTTCCATAGAATTTGGCTGGGTAACTGTTCGCAGCAACTTCTGCAGCAAATTCCGCAGCAAACTTCATTGCAAAGTTTAAGAGTATTTCATCATTAGGAAATTCCGCaggtaaattaaaatttgaagaacGAATGTTTTGGAGTGTTATATTTCTGCACCCGAACCCGCTCcactagtaatattattgtgatttttaaattttatagtataTTGTCTGTTAAATTCATTGAATTAAgagttttgataaatttatctatttaattttgaaagttcACTTTCTCAGTCAACACTGTTTGTTGGTTATCCATGCACATAATGTCCACAACATTATTTGGTACACACCACTCTGTTTCTATAGGTAGTTTCATGTAGCTAGAAATTTGGTATTTATAGTATATGTGTTGTTTTAGTATAGTGCAATATTGATGAAGAGTAGTGTTGGTTTATGGGGGAAGAGTTATGAATTTAAAGGGAAATAAAAAGATAGGATAAGAGCTAGAGAAAGTTTGGTTGGTTTGATGTTGCTGTTTTGGATAGTGAACTTATAATGATGACAGTTTCATTGTGCTTGTCCTTCTTTTTCCTTACTTTCCTTGTTATTGGATGTTCTTTTGCTATCATTATgttcttataataataatatattcctTACACATactccttttcttttcttacaTGCATCAGTAACAGAAAATAATGTGGATGTATACTTTGAAACTAAACAATACAAAAAGGAACTCAAAACAGCCGATGCCAGTTTGAAAAAAATTCCAGATCATGGAGGTATACTTTTTCGTGCTTGCTTTTACTTTGTCATCTTGAATGTTTTATTTCCTTGTTACATGTTTCAGTTAAGTAACACACCACCTTGATAGAGAGAAATTAAGAGTGACTTTGATTGAGATGATCcaaattttatattctatatatggatatttatttataattgatcatacaaaggtaaaaaaataaaatcaaatatattgtaAATACAATGAACTATATTGTAATTATCATATgcaatgagatttttttttttttatttgacaaatttttttttgtcattatatctttttattttattaaaacaaataaatggaatttaaaaaaaaaatggaattgaaaaaaaacattttcaacaattaaaatcctcccgttaaaaaaaaaaactaattaaaaccCCAAAACAACTttgtgaaagaaaagaaaaagtaaaaaaccCTCGCGTATTAGAAACCTCACACCGTCGCACTCGCCGCACTCGCGTATTCTTAGCCCACGACTGTCACACCTCACCGTCGCATCTCAAATCACCACCGTCACATCTCAAATCACCACCGTCACACCTCGCCACCGTATCTCAACCATAGTCATCGTAACCTCGTCGCCGTCGTAAGTGTTGCGCCACTCTGTTTTATTTCAGTCTCGTTTCTCGCTATTTTTCATTATTCATTTCCGTGAACTAAAATGAGTTAGGTTTTGATTTTCTTCTGGTTTAGCCACCACCGTCACACCTTGCGGCCATCGAATCttaagctatttacgttgcacctCAACTTCGTCATCGTAACCTCGTCGCCTTCGTAAGTGTTGCGTGCCACTCTATTTTATTTCAGTCTCATTTCTGTCATTTTNNNNNNNNNNNNNNNNNNNNNNNNNNNNNNNNNNNNNNNNNNNNNNNNNNNNNNNNNNNNNNNNNNNNNNNNNNNNNNNNNNNNNNNNNNNNNNNNNNNNNNNNNNNNNNAcaagagaagaagaagagtgGTGTTTCCGGCAAAAGGGAACTGAGATCTAAGAAGTGTATAAGCAAAAACGGTATTTGAATTTCAacttccttttttatttattgcttttctatttttattcatGATGttctcttaattttaattaaataaatatttgaattcaaaattctcataattgttttgttttgtttttctaatGATTTCAACTTATATGACAACTTGTTTCAAAACTATAGAAATGAATACATGATAGATATAAGAATAGTGGCTNNNNNNNNNNNNNNNNNNNNNNNNNNNNNNNNNNNNNNNNNNNNNNNNNNNNNNNNNNNNNNNNNNNNNNNNNNNNNNNNNNNNNNNNNNNNNNNNNNNNNNNNNNNNNNNNNNNNNNNNNNNNNNNNNNNNNNNNNNNNNNNNNNNNNNNNNNNNNNNNNNNNNNNNNNNNNNNNNNNNNNNNNNNNNNNNNNNNNNNNNNNNNNNNNNNNNNNNNNNNNNNNNNNNNNNNNNNNNNNNNNNNNNNNNNNNNNNNNNNNNNNNNNNNNNNNNNNNNNNNNNNNNNNNNNNNNNNNNNNNNNNNNN
It includes:
- the LOC101498865 gene encoding glucan endo-1,3-beta-glucosidase-like yields the protein MKFAAEFAAEVAANRKSSRITGGYNSAGESAAAQSLGVCYGIVANNLPPVVEVIDLFKTNGIARMRIYNPNQATLEALRGSNIELAIGVSNEDIQSIANDISSATSWVQINIINYANDVIFRYIIVGNEISHNDPTSQFVLRAMQNIYGALGNLQNQIKISTTIQLSLLGSSYPPSQGEFSPDAIPYITPIVNFLASNGAPLLANVYPYFAYISDQKDISLEYATFTQQGYTDIGYQNLFDAMLDALYAAILKTGASDLQIVVSESGWPSAGGEGATTENAAAYYTNLINHVNSGNGTPMRPGQPIETYLFAMFDENLKPGAASEQYFGLFTPDKSQKYNIASIN